The window CGAGAAGATTTGGTGACCCTAGACTACCTGATTGGAGTTGCGTTGCTAGACAAAGAGTATGCTTTTGTGCAATACAGGCCCACAGAGAAACACAAACAGTGCGCAGGGCTAAGGATCGACCCTGTTCAGCAAATCAACACGTTCATTCAGGTGCTGCGAGACAGGTCCATACCAATAGAGACATTGCTATATACGCTCATTCCGTCAGCTAAAAAGTCTTTCTGGATACGCGTGTCACTAGCAGACCTGACAGAGCTCAGCTTGGAACCTCTCTGGATGATAAAGGGGAAAGTTCACCTGTGTCCGAAACAGCAGTGGGTCACGATTACAATCGAGGACCAGTCGCTCCAGCCCTGTGTCCTTAGCCCTCAGTCTCAGCTGCTCTTGTCACACCACAACAGAAATGGAACGGAGCAATTACTAAGATTGGCCAATGAAGGTCTAACATGTCGGCATCAGGATGAGAGCCCGGATGAAGATTATGATGACCACATGTCAAATAGTGAGCAACACGAAACATGTGGCAAGGGCAAGGAGGACAGAGCTCCGGTTACACTAAAGCGCAAAGCGTGTAAAGGCAAGGAGGACACGATGACCGCCACCGTGATGTTACATAAGAAACGCAAACGAATGGTGGGCGGTTGTAAAGTGAGCACAGACTCTGAACCCGATGTGCGAGGCGAGACAAAAGACAAAGAACGATGCAGTACAACACATGTAGGACACAGAACCTTTAATCGTGGCATGCAAACCAGAATGAAATCAAGACAACATCAACAGGTGAAAAGAGGAATGAACACTATGTACAATAGAACAATGAGATCCCGTTTCCTCTACAATAATTCAAACCCAGTCACCCTGAACCAGGGCTCCCGAGATCAATCGCATCAATGTCCTTCGTCTGTCCCTCAAGTGCACACGGAGCAACAAGCCTCGGTGGCTAGCGGTATCACCCCGCACCACGGCACGTTCTATGTTGCAGCTTCCTCCCCTGATCACCTAGGGCAGAAGAGTCCTGATGGGTCTATGAGTCATTGTGTCTCTGCTGCAGTGGAGCAGCGTCTCGGTGACCCCGACTCAGCTTCTGTTGTGATCCCTTCTGTGGACATCTTGCCAGTTGTAAACCAAAGGTCTCCTTTGCGATCTCAGCCGCTGGAGCCTCAAAGGAACCCGGCTGCTCAGCTACGTGGGACTGAGGAGCTAAGGAGTCGGCGCTGCTCGCTGATGTAGCCGAGAGCAACCCACTCATGCACTCGGCCGCAATATCCCCTTGGTCCTTTTCATCTTCACATTTAACATCGGAAGGCCTGAGACCCAGCTTGTTTGCCAAAAGTAACCCATACGCGGTCGGGTGCAGCGAGTCCCGGGTGAGCATAATGTCATTGACTGTGAGGGAAGAGTCTGGCTTTCTCCCAGATAGGCTGTCTGCGAATGTTACACCGGACGTGTTCAGGAGTGTCACCAGCATACAGTGGAGAACATGCACCGGTGACCCGGATTGTAGCTCTCTCACTGTATCCCTGCTGTTGTACTGGATTGTATTGTGTCTCCTGTTGAACTGACTGAATCCGGACAGAGCGCTCCTCCAGAAAGTGGTCCACATGCTCAAGGTCTCTTCCAAATGGGACACGCTGACAGAAGAGGGGTAGTTGCAAACGAGTTTAACGTCCGATCCGAGCTCTGTGACGGGCTCATTGGATTTAGTCTCATTGCCCTGGCTGATGGTATGTTCCAGCTGCCTTGTGACCCTCTCGGCCATCTGCAACAGCCCCGGGTCTTTACAATCACGCTTGAGCCGTTCCAATGCCAGGTGAGGGTGCCTGGTCACTTCACCCAGAAACTGCCTTACCAGCAGAACCTCTTTGCCTTCTGAGATCATTGACGCCATCATTTTACTGAGGACTGTGCGAGACGCTTGCGGACTTGTGCTCGGAAACCGTAGTCCCGACCCCGGATCTCAGAAACACATCTGGTAGATCGGTCGTGTTCAGACCAAACATGTCGAGCTGCTGGTCGCTGGCCAGGAAGCGGGACAGGTTGTCAAGTAACGGTTTGCCAAATGAGTTGCCCGCGGCTGAAATCCCTACACGCTGCTGCTCCCCACGCGATGAAAGCATCACGTCAGCCAGATGCGTCAAGGAGGACCGGTCTACGCTTGTGCTGGTATACATGTGTCTGCTGGAGGCCATTGTCAGCCCCTGTATGATCTTGTGAAAGAGAGTAGCCCAGCTCTTCACCGTTTGATGAGCGCTCTTGGCCAAAGAGGACAGATTGGAACCCCCTGACCAGCAACTATCCcacattgagatgtgtctgtacaGGACCCCGTCCACCGTGGTCGTAACGAGGTCCGTCTCCAGTGTCGTAGAAGGCCAGACAAGTCGAGGCCTTGCACTCGGGTATGACTGGGCACCGGCCGTGTTCGAAGGTCTTCATCACACCCCATAGGGCCACGGTTGCCATTTTTAGCTCTGTTTCCTTGATCGGATCTCGCTTGAGCGTGATGTCCCGTTTGACCCAATCTCTGATGATCTTACAAACCACGGAGACCTGTGTCTCAGGGACCGAATAGCTCATCAGCAGTTTCAGAGTGTCAGCAAGGTGGTCGAGCGGCACGTCCAACAACGAAGGCAAAGCCCTCTCGTGAGCCTCTCGTTCCTGTACGGCTTCGGCAGCGGCATCGGGGGGGCTGAGACCATCTTTTACAGTCCTGAAGCAAGGTGCTCTCTGCTTGCGTCTACCCTTGCCCATGTGCTCGCCTATGGCTACGCTACCAGGTCTACACTTGTTCTCGGTTCTCCTCGGTTTACTTCGAGTAtaggtatcatcatcatcatcatcatcatcatcatcatgcttCCTGTACTTGTCACTGTGGACTGCGGGGTGTGACGACACTAAGTTGGTTACGGTAGCTTTACCCGATAACCCCAGGCCAAGAGCTCTGAGTTTCTTCCAGGGCAAGAACATGCAGGGCACAAAGCCAGCCAATACAGTCCAGCGAATCATGTTCCTCAGGGTGGTCTTGATGTGTTCACACACGTGGTTGGAGGAGTAGTAGTTGATGAGGTATCGCACCAAGCAAGTAGAGCTCTCGCTGTTGCTGCCCAACACGTTGTAAAGCAGCAGCTCCACCGAGAGAGCCGGGCTGAACGTGTTGACAATCTCCTCTATTGCTATGGCCAGCTGTGGATCCTCACTTACGTAGGTCCATGAGTCCACGTCCCGATGGATAGGGATCAACCCGTAACGCTCGTAGTCTACGTTGTCAGACTGACCCCTTTCACGATGACTAAGCTCACGTGTTCTAAACACATCTAATCCGTAGGAGCTCCCTCTGTCTTTCAAAGCAGCTTCAGCAAGCTCCTTCTCGCAACGGAACATACGTTCCCTGGACACGCTCGCGGTGGCTCTCGTCATCTCCCTTCTCGGTCCTATCAAGCAGGGAGGGCATGGGTTCTGTACTGTCAAGCGTTTCATGTCTGGTTAACGATACCAACGTGCTTTCTCGTATACTTACAAAGTCCGTAGCTTATGAACCGAGCCTCCAGCATGTTCTGGATGCTGTTTAGAGCCTTATGTTGTCTGTGTAGCAACAGACAGAACCTGCTGGGTAACCTAAACCGAAGTGAGGgttattaccactactaccaggACGATGACAGCGAAGACAGTGACGATGTCGACAGTGACGAGGACAGTGATACCAAGGTCCAGGCACGTGTGGTTAAGCTCTCCAATCTGAAACGCAAAGCCATCGACGTCACCACAGACGTGATTGTTGCTGAAAACCTTCTGAGACGACACGGTGACGATTCGAGTTTACTAATGTACCACGACAAGTGCACCGAAGAGATGTATAGAGCTCTCGGTAAGCTCCCAGGCACGTCACACGGAGCTCAGGTTAAGAGGCCTTATAAGTCGCAGCGCAAAGGTGTGCGTTACACTCGAGACATTGTCTAACCACAAAAACATCTTAACAAttgactctgtctgtctctgaggatGGTATTGAGATCAACTACAACTCTACTATAGCACAAACAAATTTACTGTCAGTCAATCGACTAGAACCCCAAGAGGTTGCCTGCATCATGAGTGTGGTAACCATGGACCCGAGCAGCTATACGCTGAAACCACTGGCGACCGTTGTGCGTTTGGTGAAAGCCCCAACCTTCCTGGTCTCGCCAAACAACACATTCGCTGAGTACATGACGGATAACATAATCAGAGCCTCGGCCACCAACAGTTCCATCTCTGCTGATGCCACCGTTGTGATATCTCAGGCTCACATGGGAGTTACCCTGTTCAGACAACAGAGAGAAACGAGTCGCCTACTCGCTGGCTTTGTATACAAGATGCTGGTACCGGACGAAGTAGTTCCCACAGGTACGAGGTTCTGCAGGCGATACAGGATCACGGACCAACGCGAGGCTCAGCAGGGCACCTACGACACAATTAGCAACGGAGTGCAGACTAGAGAGTACAGCCAAGTGTTCCAACATCGGTCCAAGGTGGTCACGATGCAATTCGGAAGCCTCCTGAGCGTTACAGTGCCTTCGATGGCAATGGATCTGATCAGAAGAGAGTTAGACAGGGTCAGCACTTCCTGGGAGCTAACTAGAACCATTGAGGTGCTCAGATATTGCTCTGCTCAACCAACCTTGACAGACAGAATCGCGCAAAGGACAAAGACCTCCGGTCGTGCTGAGAAATTGGACTCTATCTTGGTGATGGCGGAGCTCATGTGCGGCATGATCAACATACAGCCCGACTCTTTCGTTTGCGCCCTGGAAAACGCTCGGAGGATACTGGGGAGCGATAAGGCCGAAGTCATGATCATGGGCGACACGCTGTTCCGCGTCATCTCCCAGAGAAGCTCCAATAGCATAATACAGTCTCAGATTGTCAGCGAGGACACCACGATCACCCCCGAGTTCTCTGTGTACACCATGGCCAACGAGACCGGTAGAGCAGGGGTAGGCTACGAGTTCACCATGAAACAGGTCACCCAGCACGACATTGGTGACAAGGACCTACCCTTTACCAACGAATCGTGTTTCCAGGACAGCTCAATCGACATGAAGGTAAACTACATTCGAGTCGGAGGAGGCCCCACTGATAAGATACCCATCGTGCAGGTGGACGGAGTACAGATGGAACACGGTGCCAACAGAGACACGTCCACTGAACACAAGGCCTTCTGTAACTCAGAAGGTTTCAAATGGGAGTACTTCACGGTCGGCTGCATGGCGCCAGCTATGAATCAGATCAACCCATCACATGTGCTCTCTACCACAGAATCGGACGACATCAACTACAAGCAGCTTGCTCAGCGATCACCCTGCGCCTCATACCTCCACCAGTATGACGGAGCGGTGGCCTGTGTCACTCTTCGTAGCCTACACCCCGTGGGTAACCCGAAAGAGCTGTTCAGTGAAGCTCGTCGTATCAGACTGCAAACCGATGTCAACTCTTTGATGAGAGCCGATCCCAACTCCATTTCTGTAGAAAACCTGGCCAGCCTcgggtacagtagagactggtacAGTAAGATAGGAAACCCTGCGTCCATACTTGAGTTCGACACACGCAACATGGTGGTACCTCGCCCATCTGACAATTGTGACAGGAACAGACAAGTCGTGCCAGAGCGCTGGGTTGTTAGGCCTCGGGTGGCTCTGTTCAACTCTTCGCCGATGAACAGCATCGACGACGAAATTGCTCAGATCGGCAGCGAGTTACTCACTCACTTCGGAGATACAGAGCACGCCAAACATGTGCGAGATAACTTGTTATTCCTTGAACAGGCGCTCCATTACGGACAGGGTTTAGAGTCAACGATTACCTTGAGAAGGGCTATCCTGGCTGAAGAAGACGTTACCCATTTCCAAACTGCAGACTGGACCAAGGGAAGACTTTTCTGGTCTTGGTTAACCGACCCGATCTGCGCAGTTTACATACGGCAGGTCCTCGCTGGAAAGGAGACATTATTGACCATTACCCCTGAGGAACGTACCGTATTGTTACAAATTGAGGGATTGATGAACAGCCTAATCTCACTGTTTAAGGGCATAGTTGGGAGCAGGCGCAACTCTGTGATAGCCTCCATGCCTGTGTTCTTCACTGTAACTGGCAACAGGGATTATGGCTACCCAACTACCTTCACCTTGGATGATGTGGACTATTGTAATCTCATGTACTGGATCATCCTCCCAGTCCTAGGTGCTAGAGTGTACCGCCGTGGGTCTAGTAGTGATACCGGTGTTGACACTGTCCTCACCGCTATCCTGTACAGAGAGCACGACCTCAATCTAACCAACGAGCTGAATCTGCCAAACGAGAGAGCTCTCACGGTGATGCGTTTGAATGGACACTGCGCTTTCTCCAAGGTAACACTACAGGAGGGCTGGTGTGATGTCAGTGAACAGTTTGAGCCTACCGCATTGACACACAAGCGGTGTACCGATGCCGGATTTAGCGATACGTCCCTGGTCACGTACATGTGGGCCATCAGACTGCAAAAGCTTGCGGGTATTAGCAACATCCTAGCCAAGGTGTTGATGGGGATGCATTACAGCACCTTGTTGACTCACAATGTCATAGTGGATCACTACGACACCAAGTACTACTCGGGCATGTCCTACCTACTGTTCAGGGGTGTTCGTTTCACGGGATGTGGTGTCTCCCTCATGCAACAGAAGTCCGCTCTATACACACTGGGCACGGAGATCGTCTGCAAACCCACGTCTCACAATACGCACCAGGTGCACACCGTCAACCAATACTGTGAGTCTGTCGTTATACCAGAGACCCTAGACTCTCCCGGGGTGTACATCCCCAACTTGTACATGAAGGACGTACGAGGAGGAGACGTGCACATAAACACGGGCGGTCCCTTCGACATGGTGGTCGCAGATGCATTCAACGGCTTTTGTCCAGAGTCAGACTGCTCGAGTGGTTACCGGAGACCTTACATTTTCACCACGGGCCGATCGGAAAGACTCAACGGCTCCGTTACTAGGGACACTATGATGCGAGCAGAAGCGTACACTTGTATGCCAACTCTACTCCAGCCTTTCAGTTCAGCTCTCAGGGTTAGAAAGAAGCACGCCAGCAGACACCGCAACCAAGAGGAGAGTAATCATAAGCTATTCTGCAACACACTTCACATGGTGGAGTTTGAGAAGGGTGTACTGGATCCCATTGGGGATCCCTTCAAGGATACCGTGGAGAGAGTGAACGGAGATAAGCGTACCACAGACATAATGCAGCCAATGCTCGGGGTGGCCTTCTGCGGTACTTACAGTATAGGGCTGACATCTGACAAGAAGCTCATGTGCTCCGGTGACGTGAACCGGGAAACACTGGTTGATAGGCTAGCTCCTAGAATTAGCGGAACGGGTATATTTGCCTGCAACCCCATCCCGACCACCTCCCTCTTAATCAACCCCATATTTAACAGGATATTCGAGAGCACCCGGTACTCTCGACGCCTCCAGTGTTGACCGGATCCTGGCAGTACCATGGAAAGCCACGGTCCATTGTGACAAGGATGCGCAGTAGTGGTCTTTCCCGCAACATAGCCCGGGGATTGTGCGCATTGGCCGATTTCGTACTGTCATGCGGAGTAAATTTCTTCACCTCTCTGTACATGGACCCCATGGAACAAGAGAATAAGCTAACCCTGATTAGGAAGAAAGAAGAGGCCGCTGTTGACAGATCAATAAACACTGTTTCGAGGTCCATAGCAAGCTTAGATGTCAACATAGCCCTGCTCAAAGAATCCATGACTTCAGCGATAGGGGAACAGAAGGAGTACAACAAGTTCAAGAAAGAACTGATTTCCACACAGATGGAGAGGGCAGACCTCCGTTATCTACTAGGAGCGCTCCGGGGAAGGCTGGATGTACGGAGGTTAATTGGTGCAGTAAAGACTCTCTCTGACAATGTGGGGCTGCAACTCAACGCCTCGGCCTACATCAACAGGCAGGTGTTAACCCTGGCTGTTCAAAGGGATCTGGACGATATGAGAGAACCAGTCACTAGAGTGAGCGTTCAGGATGCATACCGtgaatacagtagaacaaaagctATAACAGCAGGAGATGTAGTATAAGCACATGTTGTGACATTGTGACAGTTAAGAAAGACTTCCCTGTGCTGCCATGTTCAGTATACTTTGAATGTTTTGTACATAACCTGTTAGAAATATTAACCATTAAACGAACAAACATATCTGCCTATAGTACAATGTCTCTGTTCTACATGGATATGTCCAAGTGAGTCATCTTTCGTGTATACACAACCAACACATATGCATGTACAGACATATTTTATTTCAAGTGAATAGACATATTTTATTTCAAGTGAATAGACATATTTTATTTCAAGTGAATAGACATATTGTATTTCAAGTGAATAGACATATACAGGTCAGTGGTAAAAAGAATAGACAGAATAGGTTTAACATGGTATAGACATTAACCTATTGTAAAGAAAAATAGGTCCTCTATATATCACAAAATCTAGGAACCACATCAGATGTAATTTCATTAGTCAAGGGACCCTTGTCAACCAACACATAAAAGGTCATGTTTCACCACATGGCCACACATTTAGATTGCTTTAACAAAATGTAATATACCCACATATACAAAAAAAAAGCATTGCTGTACATTAAAAGATATTGTTCCTCGGTGGTGGTACACACGTGAGTGAGATCAATGTCATTACAACCGCTGTTGTGGTAGGAGCTAAACTCCTCAACAATACCTATATAAGTATCTACGGAATTACCATCGGAGGGGCGTGTGATATGCAATATACCACATGTACAAACAGCATTGCTGTACTTTAAAGGAAACTATAAACCTCTGTGGTGGTAGACACGCGAGTGAGACCAATGTCATTACAACTGCTGTTGTGGTAGGAGCTAAACTCCTCAACAATATCTACATAATTACCTTCGGAAGTACCATCTGAGGGGCACGTGAACATGGTATTGGCATACCTGACATTGAAACTGTAATTTCGGTCATCTTTGGCCCTATGCTGGGAGAACTGAGGTGTTACCTTTTCCATCCCTAGGCGTGAAGCCAGGAAAGCTATGACATGGACCAAAGTAGGACCTTCACTAGGTTTACAATCTAACACCACGTTAAGCCGCCTGTTTGGTGGGGACCCGTACTGAGCTGTAAACCACCTACACAGATAGAATACCATTCGTCTAAACTCTATGCTTGAGGTATAGTTCTTCAGTGTGCTGTCAACCAGTGTGGATACCTTAGGCTGCCCTCTCCTGGGCATTGAAGTGTACCACATAGTTAAAATGATCTGTTTCTTCAGAACAAAACAGCACCAATGAAACTTGTAGGACCCTAGTGGCACATTGAACAATCTTGGCAAGGAGTCATCGGGCCCGATCATGTTCGCCGTTTTGGGAAGGGTCCGGGTTCCCACCACGACGTGATCCCAGAAACCAGGTATATGAGGGATGCAGACATATCTGCAGGCCACCTCTTCTGGCATTGCTTCGTTTACCCAGTACTTGAAGGACATGGTGTCCTTTGCTGTGACAAGTTGGTTGAACACTGTGTGGAAAGACAACAGTGTCAGTTAAGCTACATTATAGGgctagtcatagtagtagtataaAAAGTTGACATAGAGAGATCTAGAAATAGTAATATACCTACCGGGTCTCAGGGTGTCCATGTCAGGTGATTGCTCCTTATTCATTAACAGCTGCACATGGACATTGACTTCATTGTCTGTTTTGAACACATCACCTTTGTTGAGTTCCAGATCCCAGGCTCCTAAATGCTCCAGAGCAGGGCAATTGGCAAGGGTGCTGGCTGTGGTGCTTACAGGGGCCCTTGTGGATGACATATTGTGTCGGCTACAACCACCATGTTCACTGTAACACAGTGTGCATAATACACAGCCACAAGCACATTGTATGGGCCTGTTCAGCTGAATCAAGTAGGTGTTACATATGACCGCTCGGTTGAAGGTCCTTGTACACGTGGAGCATATAATCAACTGTTTCATCAAAGGGGTTATCATCGCAATTGACAACACTTGATCTCCATCGCTGTCAAGGTTCTGTAGACTGGGATCAGGCACTAGTTCTTCATAGGTGACAGCTGCTTCAGATTGTGGTGGTGTGGGGAATAATGACCTTTGCGACTGTAAAGCTGTTACTGGCTTGAGCTTGTACACATCCAACCCATGTATATCAACAGTCGGCTGTGGAGTGTAAGGTACTTGAGATATTGGTTGTTCGGGATCTAGGACCACGGCATCCTCCTGCCGTGGTGTAGACACGTGGGGATCGTGGTCCTGATGTACCTCAACCAGATGGGGATCCAGCTGCAGTGCCGATTGTTGTTTAAATATATAATCACAACATGCCCTATCAAGAGCAAACATGGAGTTGCCTGGGTACCCTGGGTAGGGCATGTCACCAATACAGTCATCATTGACTGAGACATCTTTAGGTTGGGTTACCACATTACAAATGGAGCTTGATGAGTGTGGTATAATAGAGGAACTGGGGTCAGTTGTAGCAGAAACTATTAAACCGGGACAAGGGTTAACGTTCCACTGTGGCCTACTGAAATGTGGCTCAGAATCATAGAAGTGAGACATGTCACACTCTGGAAAAGCGTTTACATATTCCACATCGCTCAGCATATCATCCAGAGCGCTCTCGTTCTCGGTAGCCCTGTAACAGAAGAAAGAAAGACATAAGACATAAGTCACATCTCTACCCAAAGCCAATACATTCAATTTCCACAATAACACAACGTGTGTGATTCCAGGTAAACGTACGTACGTGACACATGTGATGATATCCAGGGCAGCATCAACCTCATCATCCGATCTATCACACCTGTATCCCTTTGCAATGCTATCCAGGGCAGATTCGGTCCCCTTTGAGTTAGCACACACGGACCTGGTTAGGTCCTCTGTGGCAGAGACTGCATCTTCAGCCCTATCTTGATACCCAGGCACAGCTAATAGAATTCCATTGTCAACTCTACATTCAGGCACATTGCAAGACATTTCACATGGTTCACCCAAACGTTGGGACCCTGGCTCAGCTGTAGACTGGGGGTTGGGTATAGTGTAGGCTGTCTCCGGTGTCTGAATCTCAGCAACAGTGTCTGTCTCCCGTGTCTGAATATCAGCAACAGACTCTGTCTCCGGTGTCTGAATTTCAGCAGCAGACCCTGTCTCCTGTGTCTGAATTTCATCAGCAGACCCTGTCTCCGGTGTCTGATTTTCAGCAACAGTGTCTGGCTCCGGTGTCTGAATTTCAGCAACAGTGTCTGTCTCCCGTGTCTGAATATCAGCAGCAGACTCTGTCTCCGGTGTCTGAATTTCAGCAGCAGACTCTGTCTCCCGTGTCTGAATTTCAGCAGCAGACCCTGTCTCCGGTGTCTGATTTTCAGCAACAGTGTCTGGCTCCGGTGTCTGAATTTCAGCAGCAGACTCTGGCTCCGGTGTCTGATTTTCAGCAGCAGACTCTGTCTCCGGTGTCTGAATTTCAGCAGCAGACTCTGTCTCCCGTGTCTGAATTTCAGCAGCAGACTCTGTCTCCAGTGTCTGAATGTCAGCAGCAGACTCTGTCTCCGGTGTCTGAATCTCAGCAACAGTGTC of the Oncorhynchus mykiss isolate Arlee unplaced genomic scaffold, USDA_OmykA_1.1 un_scaffold_156, whole genome shotgun sequence genome contains:
- the LOC118947139 gene encoding serine-rich adhesin for platelets-like, whose translation is MSYNRPGSQSSLKGSYRKRTWMLSRRQHNSDTVDNITSEVLNNVTDINEEANNDSGDDSSRSSRSSRSSSSSSSSSSRSSRSSSSSSSSSRSSSSSSSSSVSIHNHNADKDGCQSSVTKHVIQKVSSRIKHSVPIKLKSTKVSGLKQDPVSDPSVYNDPEHQYTEDDVCSGAVYTLPNPPKTDDTEPESAPSEATSAETQSKQPETAAETQSKQPETAAETQPKQPDSAAETQSEQPETAAETQPKQPDTAAEIQTPEIDTGETQTPELDTVAEIQTPETESAADIQTLETESAAEIQTRETESAAEIQTPETESAAENQTPEPESAAEIQTPEPDTVAENQTPETGSAAEIQTRETESAAEIQTPETESAADIQTRETDTVAEIQTPEPDTVAENQTPETGSADEIQTQETGSAAEIQTPETESVADIQTRETDTVAEIQTPETAYTIPNPQSTAEPGSQRLGEPCEMSCNVPECRVDNGILLAVPGYQDRAEDAVSATEDLTRSVCANSKGTESALDSIAKGYRCDRSDDEVDAALDIITCVTYVRLPGITHVVLLWKLNVLALGRDVTYVLCLSFFCYRATENESALDDMLSDVEYVNAFPECDMSHFYDSEPHFSRPQWNVNPCPGLIVSATTDPSSSIIPHSSSSICNVVTQPKDVSVNDDCIGDMPYPGYPGNSMFALDRACCDYIFKQQSALQLDPHLVEVHQDHDPHVSTPRQEDAVVLDPEQPISQVPYTPQPTVDIHGLDVYKLKPVTALQSQRSLFPTPPQSEAAVTYEELVPDPSLQNLDSDGDQVLSIAMITPLMKQLIICSTCTRTFNRAVICNTYLIQLNRPIQCACGCVLCTLCYSEHGGCSRHNMSSTRAPVSTTASTLANCPALEHLGAWDLELNKGDVFKTDNEVNVHVQLLMNKEQSPDMDTLRPGRYITISRSLYVNFLYYYYD